In the genome of Lactuca sativa cultivar Salinas chromosome 3, Lsat_Salinas_v11, whole genome shotgun sequence, the window taTAACAACTCTAATATTATAGCGGATTGACATTTAATAACCGTGTTAAACTTGTATGAATAAGCCTGTTTTTCTAATTATAATATTTCTTATTAATGACAGGTGCTGTTGTTGATTTATTTCCACTCTTCCCATGGATGTCGTGTAAAACTATAAAGGGTATTCTTGGTAGGAGTTTTACATTGTAGGAGGTAGATAAATACTTGAATAATGAGGAAGTTTCTTACTATATCCAAGCACGAACTGTTAGCTGAGAACACATAATGTTAGAAACCAAAGTAGGTTATCTTGTAATTGTAATGGAAATGATCAATGGCATCGCTATTCCATTGTTCTGAAATTATTTTTGCTTTTACTGTGCAATTATGATGCTCATGGCATGAGGACTTGTGTGGAACTGCTTACTCAGGTTCAACTGTTCAATCACTTTCATTTGTTCTTTAAGTAAATTGAATTTGCTTACATGAATAAAGGAGTAATGAGTATGCTAGGTAATCACCTCTTACCCATTTTCATTTAATCCTTAAAtgattagaaaatccaaaaaaaaaaaaaaaaaaaaaaaaggtacaaATGAGTATGCTATTGCTAGGCCATCAAACCTTGGGTATCATTTCTTGCATCAGATTCTTGATTTGTTAACTtcatttattgtttttaattctAGAGTTTGAATTGATTTATGGGTAGTACTTTTCCTACATTTAAACATGGATATGATGTTTTTTCAGGTGGAAATGGTGGTGGTAATTTAGTTCTGTGGCAGAGCGACTGATAATTTAGTCCGTTTGATAACACATCTTCTTGGTTTTTTTACTCTACGTGAGTAAAAATTTGTGAAGAAAGCAAAAGTTAAAGGAGAAGGTAGCGCCAATTAAAGCATGAACTTTTATATATTTGCTTACTACGTTATtagatctattttttttttctaaatattaTATTTGCCTTTAATCCACACAGTCACCTAAAGAAGCCTTCACGCcatcttttttaaaatttataaaatcatttttccaaaaaataattaagagaaaatcaaagttttaatttGCAGAAAATGATCCCTAGtaaaatttaaaatcattatttaGAGTACAAATGCTGAAATCGGTCCAAAAGTCTAGATAATCTAACATAGTTTGGAAAACATGCAATACTTTAATAAAGACAACAAAACAAAGGTTCCAAATGTAACAGTATCTCATACAAACAAATAACTATTTTGTCTTCTAAATTTCTTTTATATAACTCTAATGACTAAGAAATAATACAATAAAGTAACAGATTTAAAACAAGATTCAAATAAATAGATCATCCACTAATAACATATAGTTTCaatattatcttttaattaaactctACAAACTTCCATTAACAACATTTTAAGCAATCAACTCCGTAATTTATTCCATCTTAGTTCCAAAACTTATCAAAAGGTTCAACCCTCATATATATCAAGTGATTGAATTGGTTTTCGTATAATGAATGCTCACCATCTAAGAGTCATAGAACTCAAATTAAGCATCTATAAGGAAAAAATAAATATCTTAAGGAGTCCTTTTGAGGTAGATAAAGAATCAATCCAACTAACTTCACTTTTAATTGCTGAAAATTGAGATAAGCCTTCCAAATCTCTAATTCTATCTCAAAATCGTTTGACACAAAGAGAGACTCAAGCCCTAGACGCTTACGACATTACAACTCTCTCATTTCGTCATTTTTGGTCCTCTAAGTTAAGTCATGGATGGTCATAAACTACCCTGACATTCTAACTTTATACTTTTATAGTCCTAAAtaaatgttaaaatataaataGATATCACATACCTTATTTCCCATCGTTTACTTGATGACAacacaaaatttaaaaaaaaaaaaatggaaaccAAAATCAATATCAACCAACATAGTGAAACTAAATTGCAACAATCAAAGTTTGTGACACATCCAAAACACCCGTAACTCGCATAATAGAATTGGATCCATCCAACATGATCCAATTCCCAAAAAATTGGCTTCAAAAACCATGTAATGAGGTAAGCAACGACACATTACATGTTAACAAAAGCACGTGGGTTTGTTACTGGTAATCATCATATCCCCAAAAAGAAGAgtcatatatattaatattatacacacataacacgtgtGGTCTGGAAGCTTCTATTGACCACCAAGTAGGCGGTCAACAGCATCAGGAATGTTACCTTCGGTGGCTGCCAGTGCCAGGGCTTCAATATTCCGACGTGTATCAGGAAAACCCATTTCTTCTAGTTCTGCAACTTCACCTGGGCCCACTGAAACAACAAGGCAGGGTGAGTTAACAAAATCTACAAGTGCCACGTCAGATAATTAAACAGGTTATCTGAAAATAAAGTTGCTAATTCAAATACAATATTGCATAGAATTTTCATATGTGATATTTGGTCCAAAAAGACATTCGTTGTATAAATGTTGGTCCCTTTTCCAAGGTTTCATAACCTTTTTACTCGACTTTTTGTCCGTAAGGTGATTGAAAAAActagtatacttttaaaaatatttgCCATTTTAGTATTTCTTTTTATATTCGTTTACTTTTCAATTTTTCTTAATGTTTTTTTAGTTTAAATATCCTATTTTTTCTTCCATTCTCCTTTGTTTcaactttttaatgttttattattattatctttttaaACAACAGTTTTTATTTAATCTTTTTTtactgttttttattttaaatatctatTTTTCTTATACAAACCTTTGATCATCAAATTTTAGCCATcataaattaaacataatgaCATATAAAAGATCACTTAGGTGTTGCTTAATTTTTGGTAAATTTTTTTTTAACCTCTTATGTCTACTGGCGGAAAgacatttgagaaaaaaaaaatgttcattttttCAGAAGACATTGGACATAAAAAAAGACTTTTTGAGATCcttttcaaataaaacaaaaaatagctcttgatttttaaagttttttttttaaattacaacTCTTTGTGATATTTCTTGTTCCCCTACTAATGTTGTCATCACCGCCATCACCCCCACGgttgccaccaccacctccaccgtcGTTGCCGTCACTCCTTCCACCTCTGTCGCCACCTCTACCTCCACCTTCTCCTATACCACCCCCACCTCCcctacctccaccaccaccaccactacttgTGTCGCATCCACCACCACTTCCGCCGCTTCCACCAACACCGCCGGGTTTTTTTATGAAGactttaaaaaacaaacaattgtTTATGAAGACTAAAGAAATGGAAATAAAAACACTTTTGTTCCATATTTTATTTCACCAACATTTAAAAAGACCAAATACATTTACATCTtcaaaaacaaacaccaccttaTTGTTGGAAAGTGTGTTGAAGATACCCGATTGAAGAAATTTTTTGATACTTTTTGATACACATTagtttaaaatattttttgttggacaatattatatttatgattttatatatgtTAATTTGAAGTTGTAATCTTTTACTAAGCAACTAATTTTGTAATAGTTTTATTTGCTAACACCTCTTAAAAAAAGAGTTGATGGTATAAAAATATCGAAAaagcaaaataaataaattaagtatTAAATAAATATGGATCGTTTCGTTCGTAAAACAattaaacataaaataataatGGTGTAAATATTGAAaagattgaaaaaataaatttaCATACATAATTTCAAAGGAACTAATTTGTGAGGAAAAAACGAAAATTTACAAGATTTTAGCTAGAAAGATATCTTTTCTTTTTTATATCTAAAAATTTAAATTATGGGCAATATTGACAAATGGACCAAACAAAAGTCAAAGTGGAAAAAATCAATTCCGTAATATAAATATTTTAGAAAACACACTAAATAGTTTTTTTCAGTAACCCTATTATGGACAAAAACTCCTTTTTGCTGGTTGACTATCAATGTTTGTCACAAgtcaataaaaaaaacattattaatttaccattttacccttgttttAACATTCTTCAATTAATTAATTATGCCCACACAAATCTTCAGggtaagttttattttattttttattttttattttcttgcaATTTTCATCTTAGATACTTcatgaaattaaaaagaaaaggaaattggGTAGTATGAGGAGCAGATTGTGGGGCAATATAGTCATTTTACCATGACATAGCATAGTAAAGCACACAGTGTTGGTCTTCAGAACAAATGGGGATTATGAAACCATGAAATAGAAACCaaatttgataaataaataaaaaaaaaaactcctaGTTTCGACCCAAATTAAAAATAATCTCATATTTATTGCACTATAAGAAAAGCAACCAAATATGATTATATGAAGTTATTGGAAAACGAAGTACCTGTTCCTTCACTTGTTTGACTCACACCCATCCTGCATACAAAAATCCAAACTTTACATTCAACACCAACTaatatgatttttatttattttatttcctaTGAATTATCATGGAACAAAAGTTTGACCTAATTTACCTTGTGCTTTGTTGCTGACCAAGTTGGGAGAAAAGAGATTGCTGTAATACAAGAGTTTTGCAGCATTATCATAAAAATAATATGTCTACTTATATGTTGAACACTTGAACTTGATTCGaaataatataaatttaataataaaaaaaaatgcaatCGTATTGAAAAAAGATACATATAGCATAGTAAAAAGCTAATGTACATCAATGTTCTCTTCTGAATTCATTTGGGGATTGCGCATCTCTGCGATTGGATTTGCATTTGCATTTACGCCAGACATCTAATCAGTGAACTATGTAAGCATTCAAACCCCAACAAACAACTAAATCGAAGGATAATGAAGAAAAAAGAAGAAGCAAAAACCTGATTCATATCCTGCACATTATGTGAAACAGCCGGATTTGACAGGTCAATCACAGCAGGATGCGTTTGAGTAGCACCACCACTACTACCGCCGTCTCCACCATCACTACTACCGCCGTCGCCACCACCAGCTCCTTCTGCAATGCGTATAAGATTACGTATGAATTCAACGCTTGTGTGTCTTAGAATCTCTGTCATCTGACTGAAGATGGAAGGATCATAGAGTATGCTAGCAAGGTCTGGATCCCTATCAATAACTTGACGCGATATAGGGTCGCTCAACAAAATGTTGCGCATAACATCTGGATAACTCATCATGATCTGAGCAAAAGGCTGATGAATAGTTTCCACAATCATGTCTGGGTTCTGAATAAACTCATGCTGCATTTGTTCAAACTCTGGAAATCCACTCAAATCAATTGCATAAGCTGGTAAACCACCAGATCCACCCCTTGTTCCCTCTTCAGCTGTGTTCAGCTGTGTTATCGGATGCATCAGGTAGAACACGACGAACCAAATGAACAGTGTGCTCTGCCTCCAAACCTGTGGATCACAATCGGAAATCATACAACTACAGTTGAAAAAATATTTACAACAAAACGAAGCATTCGAGCAAAACTATATCACATTTATAACATCAATAAACCAAACATTTCATAAATAAGACCTATTATCATAGCAACCGAATCATTTTATATGGTGTTTGTAAACATATGATCAGATATGGTTGAAGTAGAATACCATAGCTCTTTAGAGTCTGATCGTCTTTGAGAATGCCGCCTTTATAAATCAAACGCTGCTCTTCCGCAGGGATGTCACATGTTTTTGCAAGCAGAGACTTGAAGGATTGAACAGACGAGTCGAGGCTCACCTGAACGGTGAACTTCGTGCCGTCAGTACAACTTACGTTAATGGTAACAGCGGTGACGGCCCCGCCACCATCACTACCGTCGCCTCCGCATCCGCCTCCCATCGTATTCTCCCGAAATTAGGTTGAAACCCTAGAAAAAGCCACAAATCGAATGCTttaagagcctgaagaggaaaTCTCTGTGTAGTTCTCTATGTGCTCAGTAGCTCAGGAAACGTATTCGTACGTTTAAATCTGGAGAAGGAGAAAACTAGAAACAATTTGCATCCCTAAAGTATGTAGAGTTTGTCACTTTTCTCACTATACTAGTAAAACCTTTACACTCCCCAAACTCAAATACTTTGAAACCGTTAAAATATCTTATAGCTATGGTGACAACCACACCATTCGGTTTGAGCTAAAACCGAATCATAATAGTTGTTAATGTATTACGGTAGCAATTGGGTATTGGTTAATATTGATTTTGATTAAAGTTTGTTTTCGGCTAATGGTGTGATTAATGGTAATATTGGTTAATCATAATGGTCGAAAATacgattaaattaaaaaaatactttactataaaactgaAAAACATAAAGTTGGTTGTTATAAAAAAGTAAACAATTCAGTGTTTATATTGGTTAATGGTTAGTATTGCCTTTTAAATTTATGGttcttttttctttatttcttccttttatttttttatttttttaatttaaggtTATGGTTAATGATTAATATTGGTTAATCATAAttataattaaatgaaaattatttaattccaaataattgtcttttaaattttcaatttcaaatataattacatatcatttatttaatattatattatattaaaaacatttattaatattattaattcGATTCGGTTTTGAATGAAACCATAACCGACCcatatgtatttaataaaaaataaatatcacATCATCTTTTTTAGTAAGGGAAAATGACACACGATCTATGAACTTTCTAGGGTTTACccttttagtcacttaactttttttGTGGCTTTATAAAGGAACAAAGTTGTGAGCAACCTGCCTTTTTAATCTTGTTACCTAACCTAGCAGGTAGATATGCCACATGGCACAtgtaaaaactaattttaataattttaaaaccAAGTCAGTCAATaagtcaaaattaaaagtcaagTAAGCCAAACTTCCCCATCTTGTCTCCTTCAGCATTTCACACAATCAATTGAGTAATTCAATCGAAATTTGAGTACAAAATCCGGAAAAACACAATCGTTGATTTGTCTTAAATATGGAAAAACCTTAACCACGTGATTTGCAAATACCTTCAAGACCTCATAAACAATAACATCCAGTAAATTGATTTGTAGAGAAATTTCCAAATAGCTCCAAAGAAACGACAGTGGTGGTCTTACCAACAGCAACAAGAACGGGCGGTGGTGGGGCTGAAACTGCAGCGACGGTAGAAGGGCAACAACGGCGGCAAATGGTGCTGGAAACAACGATGGAGACATCGGTTGGCGATGACGGAGGGCTGCGATGACAATGGCAGATTTACTGCTTCGTTTACTGTTGGCTGGTCGAAGAGGGACCAATGGAAAATAGTGGTTGTGATGGAGCATTTGTGGTGGTGGGTTACAAAAAGAGGAGGCGGAGAGTCTGCCACCGTTGACTGTGGTGGTCCTCTTTGTTGGTGAAGTAAGGAGACGAAGGAGAGTGGTGTAGGGTATGGCCTCGTAGCTAGCTCGATAGAATCAGGAAGGAATGATGGTGGGGCTCAACCAAGACTGAACATGGTGGTTTTCGATGGGCCTGTGGTGGTCGATGGCTCCGCAGCGGTGGTTCGACACTAAGACCGGAGGAAGGTAGATTTCTACATTTGCTCCGATCAACAGAGGAGGTGTTGATGCTCATGGGTTTTGCTCCGATTAACAAATTTGTAGGGGATGGGTACAAAAGGGAAAAAAACAAGTTTTTCACATTTTCGTGTTTAACACCATTTGAGTAGGAAGGAAAAAGAAGTTAGCAAGTTTCtacatgtagcacctggttcttggtatgtattttgttattaaatcttcctttatttttgcatttttggccttggactcggcgagtcgaagggctgactcgccgagtagaagcgggatgaggagCGGGGTTTaagttgcggactcggcgagtagccactatttggacaaaaaccctaatccaggggtttgcaccctatttaaacgaccttatgcaaccCCCTTTTCCcatttatgctcccaaacactccttaTAGCAAACCCTAgacgtttttgtgaagatctaaggctttttgagtgattcttgtgagttttggtctcaaggaagaaggaagagcatagaaggatcaagaggggactgaaggattcgagtttggttcattatttgcagtctttggaaggtataaagtctgaaccttgctcattcttttgttagatccctctttggggtgatttagggcttttataatccatttttggtggccaactgtcacaccccaaaaccaagaacgacgggaacgttctggggtggaggacgtcttgtacagtatcacaacagtgtaaagtagtaaacaagcaacaacatcatccattgcattaaaagtaaagttttaatacatatgtgttctttcaatgtaataagacaccaaaatataaaaaaaataaaaaataaaagacgagtcttgtatgtgctccgtcttctcaaaacctggccatcgtacctgtctactggtgacctgagaatacaagttattttgaaagcgagtatcagcctaaagctggtgaattcataagtatttaagtgtcattgtcttgttttagaaagctgttatgaatgtcatgtaaatctttaaatgaaacagttgatataagtatgaaaaccctagaaaatcccttatttcctactagtatgaaatgtagtcttctaccaagacccgaatgttttgctactaaaatgatagtttttccttccttttgactattacaaatagtacctagtctaactcatcgtttatgtgaatgtatcacaaaataaagtaataggaaaaatgtaATCATgcaagtgttatccttttgtattaggattaacacgaccaTCGCAAATAGCgacatgtataacctttgaacatccgtagattgttcaattttcctctgtagctacagcaggtttaaggaagggttagtcccgtaaaggtactcctagtataagtattaaccgtagacatccgtagatggtcatttacctctgtagcgaatagtaggccaaaggaatggttagtcccgtaaaggtacccctaatataagtaataattgtaggcatctgtagatgttcatctaccactgttgctaacaggtgggcttcggaatggttagtcccgtctagatatcccgttgaactaggatatgcaggacaatttacacagaaggtactaataaatcatcctcgtgaatcgagatacaagtattcatgtaagagtatataggtaaatgtatctatgtaaaggtactcatgtaagcatctctatgtaaacgtattcatgtatcatgtaagcatatgtagacgtactcatgtatcatgtaatgtatagtatagactcatgaatgaactgactctggtgtaattccttgtaataggaataatgttgtgtatcttctaactatccctataatagttaactggaaggtaattggttgtccaagcaggtttatacacccttgctacacaagagtgtgggaaactgaatgaaggatgaaaactataacatcaatacatatataagaacataagtgtatagacatAGTTTTGTTCaaaaaggtaaaaatggtttagtaatacatctaagagttttgaacaataattaacaataacttgatgtcattttaataaacatttcaatactAATACTTTTATtaccaaggtattttaagatagaaaaccatttcatgcatcacgttttgaagtatgtgaaatctgctagatgaaaacacagttataaaatacatatgagtgatttaataacatactattttctacttgtatcccctcccccattaaagcatttaaaatcatttaaaacattaattaacgggtatgaactcacatatTGTGAGTGGTTCTATCGGGTAtgcgtgtagggatgagaagttccacgaatgaagtcccgagacacaataagtcctaaatgacatataaggacacatattgacatgaatatagtgtttataacatctatatgaaaggaaacaccttccgggactaggaaacactgatgtgcacaaaagtacccactaattttaatatttataacctaacaaacttaaactaactatgcacttataggcagtgtacctagtcggattATAGTGTAGCTtgggtaagttgggtgtcgaacacagggaacggtgttactaattaatttacttactattaaattaacctaattattaacaagtttaaaagggggttttatctgattttacaagatcagatgaactttaatcaaattcaataagtaaaaacacactcttgtttagtttgattccacttcttccttatggctagctaatgattatggattatctagttggttttaattatattagtaatttagttctaactttaccaataattaactaattcatgtcaaactatgtatgttcacacacaattaaacacagaactaattatgagtgtaaatatgctatgtaagatttattatataaacgcaattatagtcacaatacacgttctctagcacatctaagtttatttactctaattactaactaagattggtcaatcctagctctaacaattcaatgttcactaaatcattaggtaaacaagttcatgcagttaatggtcactaagctacacagaacatgcaatcaagcaattagagaaacaaacacaagcatgctaggtaaacaaatcaaacacaagcaattttaccaactaaataaatccataaaaattaagctattcataagttaaaagcttcatctagctaaaaaagagtagctagattcagctgcacatcatagcaactaacatactaacacaaatcaaagtgatataaaacatgttcttaattagcaaaaataaactaaattatggaccttcactctttttggtgttgaaagcctTTTCCCAGAACTTTTCTCTGCTAAAAATCGTCTTCTGGAACCCTCTCTCTTGCCAAAAGTCCCCTCTattcgtaatggtcaaggatttatatagttgctgatTTTCACAAATTCATGTCATGAATAAtaagatattcacgtcgtgagtttcagaTAACCTtgcccgtcaaggattccttcacccgcatACATATCTTCTAAAACcaactctcacgtcgtgaatcttcaAGTTCCCACGACATGAGAACGCTTTTTCCAGATTTTTCTTCTCTTTTATTCTTTTAATTCTGaaagtttctttctttaacgcttttagtcccttttcttcaaaatgtcttctttttggctgcaaataacatttaagttcataagtaccattattctaaacaaattaccaacttattaataaaaatgtacttaaatattgcctaaaactaggtataaatatggcaatatcaaaatatccTACACTTAGACTttacttgccctcaagcaaatttaaacttaacccttaattactaacatcacatagaacaatccgaCTCCAGCTCagtcattatgccaagacctcaacgcatgcatttgtgtctaaaattttcctaaagtaccccccatactttaaatactcacaatcttcataaacactcgccaactttttccgaacaatgctcattttatgcaaccctccgaatccatccgcagaaaacctccttatcctcaaggtatttttagttgagcaacctaagcatacataatctagaattactgataccactatggagctcttttggaattcttcacttccttgataatttgatctttgatttctttgaattcaccaccttgttgtttgatttctggtatcttcaactttttgaatttcttggaattttgatcttttgatcttcactttaattgctccaaaattcttcaaacttttcttgcaattctctttttttttcatatacctcactttttccactcaaaacctacatgcttaagcagaggcgctcaacctcaacatTTATTGgttatgataataattttcctggatacatttcaggtttaggctactaaacatattgcatccctcaaaccaagcggggttatgtttttgttccatgatttcactaaaataagggaggccacaaatgcactataacgtgtattggctcaactaaacatttgaacttttatcggatcatcccacataacactagcaactatagttcaaattattattactagattcaattattaaaaatttcaattttcaaattttaaaattttaaattttttaatatcAAATTCTATCATTATCTAGCAATtgactttttctacccctaccccacacttatttcatacaatgccctcattgtatgcataaaataaatcaaaattaaagaaaagggagaaaaaggaacagactcccctgggatagcggCGGAAACATCTCCAAAAAGTGTAGAAAACGTGCATCTTGAATATGGACTCCGAAAATAGAAACTTGGATCTAGAACTCGCGAAATAAGGAATGTACTGGCAAAACATGAAATCGAGCCTTCAATCGTCTTCAGATGTGGTATAAATCTCCAAAAGTAGAACGaccaatgtgggaaagcatatGCCACATTGTATGGTGGTAAAAATGAGCCAAAATAATCTTGAGAATAATGACA includes:
- the LOC111918853 gene encoding ubiquitin domain-containing protein DSK2b isoform X2; translation: MVWRQSTLFIWFVVFYLMHPITQLNTAEEGTRGGSGGLPAYAIDLSGFPEFEQMQHEFIQNPDMIVETIHQPFAQIMMSYPDVMRNILLSDPISRQVIDRDPDLASILYDPSIFSQMTEILRHTSVEFIRNLIRIAEGAGGGDGGSSDGGDGGSSGGATQTHPAVIDLSNPAVSHNVQDMNQQSLFSQLGQQQSTRMGVSQTSEGTVGPGEVAELEEMGFPDTRRNIEALALAATEGNIPDAVDRLLGGQ
- the LOC111918853 gene encoding uncharacterized protein LOC111918853 isoform X1: MVWRQSTLFIWFVVFYLMHPITQLNTAEEGTRGGSGGLPAYAIDLSGFPEFEQMQHEFIQNPDMIVETIHQPFAQIMMSYPDVMRNILLSDPISRQVIDRDPDLASILYDPSIFSQMTEILRHTSVEFIRNLIRIAEGAGGGDGGSSDGGDGGSSGGATQTHPAVIDLSNPAVSHNVQDMNQMSGVNANANPIAEMRNPQMNSEENIDQSLFSQLGQQQSTRMGVSQTSEGTVGPGEVAELEEMGFPDTRRNIEALALAATEGNIPDAVDRLLGGQ